A part of Vicia villosa cultivar HV-30 ecotype Madison, WI unplaced genomic scaffold, Vvil1.0 ctg.000114F_1_1, whole genome shotgun sequence genomic DNA contains:
- the LOC131624363 gene encoding cystinosin homolog, whose translation MATEWNSDILHVTYTVFGWIAFVAWACSFYPQLFLNFSRKSVVGLNFNYLLLNNTKQTLYLIYNATLYFSNTVQFQYHKKYGFDQMIPVGANDVASSINAVVLTGMILFQATIYERGNQSISKITIGIVSVVWITLGVCFFMAFPSNSWLWLISIFNTMQVILSIIKYIPQLAMNFMLKSTVGFSIGNVFLDLSGGFTNIVQMATQSIDQKSWMNFSGNIGKVMLCMVCMFFDLVFMCQHYVLYPSKKESSIAPSKFDENLKEPFILSPNQPLTTNVPLAENIV comes from the exons ATGGCAACTGAATGGAACTCTGATATCCTTCATGTAACATACACTGTGTTTGGATGGATCGCTTTTGTGGCTTGGGCTTGTAGTTTCTATCCTCAACTTTTCTTGAACTTCTCAAGGAAAAg TGTGGTTGGTTTGAACTTCAACTATCTGTTATTGAACAACACCAAACAAACCTTATATCTCATCTACAACGCCACTTTGTACTTCAGCAATACTGTTCAGTTTCAGTATCATAAGAAATATGGCTTTGATCAg ATGATACCAGTAGGTGCAAACGACGTTGCCTCCTCGATAAATGCTGTTGTGCTTACAGGAATGATTTTGTTCCAAGCTACAATATATGAG cgtggaaatcaatcaatatcaaaaatTACCATTGGTATTGTAAGTGTGGTGTGGATAACTCTTGGAGTTTGCTTTTTCATGGCATTCCCTTCCAATTCCTGGCTTTGGCTAATTTCCATCTTTAA CACAATGCAAGTAATTCTGTCAATTATCAAATATATTCCTCAG CTAGCTATGAACTTCATGCTAAAGAGCACAGTTGGATTTAGTATTGGAAATGTGTTCTTAGATTTAAGTGGAGGATTTACAAACATTGTTCAGATGGCTACACAATCTATTGATCAAA aaTCTTGGATGAATTTCTCAGGAAACATTGGCAAAGTAATGTTATGTATG GTGTGCATGTTCTTTGATCTTGTTTTTATGTGTCAACATTATGTGTTGTATCCATCAAAGAAAGAATCATCAATCGCTCCTTCTAAATTTGATGAAAATCTCAAAGAGCCTTTTATCTTGTCTCCTAATCAGCCATTAACAACAAATGTGCCACTGGCTGAAAATATTGTTTGA